A region from the Plutella xylostella chromosome 6, ilPluXylo3.1, whole genome shotgun sequence genome encodes:
- the LOC125488625 gene encoding uncharacterized protein LOC125488625: MSPGERAALGRREPARPQYGATAPGFPPPYYPPYGVPHPNAWLGAPLISMASRVPPARQTPISKLAMHAQGAPLIIQNRYDRRKFTTTPEQRHQRPGPPQQEPARDEPGPRRAPHPPARARPARNHNADAVSVASDESSGSNNSETMLPRIIKPRKRRKKDRKPNNIVPHDMTATNLDIGDVDHCGVSSMTNQSHGIYDETYCGELNMPYRVDVKVEYGERAPEPYRVAALGEALEATRFGLAEAAAPAESASSCQCRYCDPVGQIWDSDSIAHLLDENTTGDFAPTKLEDSMKVVGSMGRRGADATLRRSWSDPSSRVPMRKEVGGGEAGSAPHLYSLFPPARRGSSPHEPRSPLALEISSEIVTSINGHRDLEIKLFSTSPPASVTSESSFFAEKRESADGCAITTHNRKVNCAVKSDKVDCSVNKDDKYVSEDVALRAGASRKLCDLALVTA; encoded by the coding sequence ATGAGTCCGGGCGAGCGCGCCGCCCTCGGGCGCCGCGAACCCGCTCGCCCTCAGTACGGGGCCACCGCACCGGGATTCCCGCCACCCTACTACCCTCCGTATGGAGTGCCGCACCCGAACGCCTGGCTCGGCGCTCCCCTCATATCCATGGCGAGCAGGGTGCCGCCGGCCCGCCAGACGCCCATCTCCAAGCTCGCGATGCACGCGCAGGGCGCGCCCCTCATCATCCAGAACAGATACGACCGCCGCAAGTTCACCACGACGCCCGAGCAGCGGCACCAGCGGCCGGGCCCGCCGCAGCAGGAGCCGGCGCGCGACGAGCccggcccgcgccgcgccccgcacccgcccgcgcgcgcccgccccgcgcgcaACCACAACGCCGACGCCGTCAGCGTCGCCAGCGACGAGAGTTCCGGCTCCAACAACTCCGAGACCATGCTGCCCAGGATCATCAAACCGAGGAAACGACGCAAAAAAGACAGGAAACCGAACAACATTGTGCCGCATGATATGACGGCGACCAACCTGGATATCGGTGATGTAGACCATTGTGGAGTGTCGTCAATGACGAATCAATCGCACGGCATTTACGATGAAACTTACTGTGGTGAACTGAACATGCCGTACCGTGTGGACGTGAAGGTGGAGTACGGGGAGCGCGCGCCGGAGCCCTACCGCGTGGCGGCGCTGGGCGAGGCGCTGGAGGCCACGCGCTTCGGCCTGGCGGAGGCCGCGGCGCCCGCCGAGTCCGCCAGCTCCTGCCAGTGCCGCTACTGCGACCCCGTCGGACAGATCTGGGACTCGGACTCGATAGCGCATCTGCTCGACGAGAACACTACCGGTGACTTCGCTCCCACGAAGCTAGAAGATTCTATGAAGGTGGTCGGTTCGATGGGCAGGAGAGGGGCCGATGCCACTCTGAGGAGGAGCTGGAGCGACCCGTCGTCGCGCGTGCCCATGCGCAAGGAGGTGGGCGGCGGTGAGGCCGGCTCCGCGCCGCACCTGTACTCGCTGTTCCCGCCCGCCCGCAGGGGCAGCTCGCCGCACGAGCCGCGGTCGCCGCTGGCGCTCGAGATATCCTCGGAAATCGTTACATCGATTAATGGCCACCGCGATCTTGAGATTAAGCTGTTCTCGACCTCGCCCCCGGCCTCGGTCACCTCGGAGAGCTCCTTCTTCGCCGAGAAAAGGGAAAGTGCTGACGGATGTGCGATCACTACGCATAACCGAAAAGTGAACTGTGCGGTGAAAAGTGACAAAGTAGACTGTAGTGTTAATAAGGATGATAAATATGTCAGTGAGGATGTGGCCCTGAGAGCCGGGGCCTCGCGGAAGCTTTGTGATTTAGCCCTAGTTACTGCCTGA